The following coding sequences are from one Sciurus carolinensis chromosome 11, mSciCar1.2, whole genome shotgun sequence window:
- the LOC124960069 gene encoding olfactory receptor 4P4-like, producing METQRNISQFILLGFSYDQDIQIFCFFLFLTCYVALLVGNLLILISIKCSPLFHHPMYYFLSHLPFVDICFTSCVTPKFISDLLVKRKTISYGHCMLQVFAMHFFGMTEVLILTVMAFDRYVAICKPLHYIIIMNRTKCNFLVLAAWAGGAAHSFPQVSIAILLPFCGPNEIDHYFCDIFPLLKVACTDTYITGVLVLANSGVVTLMTFVVLFISYVVILFTLRNHSSEGRRKALSTCGSHITVIVIFFGPAIFSYLRPPTNFPEDKVFALFYTIIAPMFNPLIYTLRNTEMKNAMRKVWCQST from the coding sequence ATGGAGACCCAGAGAAATATATCTCAATTCATTCTGTTGGGATTTTCTTATGATCAAGACAtacaaatattttgcttttttctcttcttaaccTGTTATGTTGCCCTTTTGGTGGGAAACCTTCTGATCCTCATTTCCATTAAATGCAGCCCTCTTTTTCACCACCCAATGTACTATTTCCTCAGCCACCTGCCTTTTGTGGATATCTGCTTTACCTCCTGTGTGACTCCCAAATTTATCAGTGACCTACTAGTGAAAAGGAAAACCATTTCCTATGGCCACTGCATGTTACAGGTCTTTGCCATGCACTTCTTTGGAATGACAGAAGTCCTAATCCTCACAGTCATGGCCTTTGATCGTTACGTAGCCATCTGCAAACCTCTCCACTACATCATCATCATGAACAGAACGAAATGCAATTTCCTGGTTTTAGCTGCTTGGGCTGGTGGGGCTGCCCACTCCTTTCCTCAGGTTTCCATTGCAATCCTATTGCCCTTCTGTGGGCCTAATGAAATCGATCAttacttttgtgatatttttcctttgctgaaagttGCCTGTACCGACACCTATATCACGGGTGTCCTTGTGCTTGCTAATTCAGGAGTAGTTACCTTAATGACATTTGTggtgttatttatttcttatgttgtGATATTATTCACATTAAGAAATCACTCTAGTGAGGGAAGACGTAAAGCCCTCTCTACATGTGGGTCTCATATCACTGTGATAGTTATATTTTTTGGACCTGCAATCTTTTCTTACCTTAGACCTCCAACCAATTTTCCTGAAGATAAAGTGTTTGCACTATTTTACACTATCATTGCTCCTATGTTCAATCCCTTAATCTACACTTTGAGaaatactgaaatgaaaaatgccaTGAGAAAAGTCTGGTGTCAATCAACAtaa